From one Rubrobacter xylanophilus genomic stretch:
- a CDS encoding fumarylacetoacetate hydrolase family protein — protein MDLVEAIEAGYGVRVLHGGEPVWGRREGGEILLESGERIPEAGARYLAPAEPTKILAVHLTYRSRVEEYGARVPPEPSYFLKPPTTLNGHRGVVRRPAGTRFLNYEGELAVIVGRRMKGVGIDEALSYVAGYTCANDVGLHDFRHADRGSMLRVKGQDGFLPLGPETVPASRFDPEDFVLRTYLNGEVVQEGGADDLLFGVAYQLADLCRFITLEPGDVVLTGTPANSRPMQPGDVVEVEIEGIGRLSNTVEEWEVDLSGPGERPEVSANTLHVALAVPEDEAERLAAEEAR, from the coding sequence ATGGATCTCGTGGAGGCGATAGAGGCCGGGTACGGGGTGAGGGTGTTGCACGGCGGGGAGCCTGTGTGGGGGCGGCGGGAGGGGGGTGAGATCCTGCTGGAGAGCGGGGAGCGTATCCCGGAGGCGGGGGCGCGCTATCTCGCGCCGGCGGAGCCGACGAAGATCCTCGCTGTGCACCTCACCTACCGCAGCCGGGTCGAGGAGTACGGGGCGCGCGTACCGCCCGAGCCCTCGTACTTCCTCAAGCCGCCGACTACGCTCAACGGGCACCGGGGCGTCGTGCGGCGGCCGGCGGGGACCCGCTTCCTCAACTACGAGGGGGAGCTCGCGGTCATCGTCGGGCGGCGGATGAAGGGCGTGGGGATCGACGAGGCGCTCTCGTACGTGGCGGGCTACACCTGCGCCAACGACGTGGGGCTGCACGACTTCCGTCACGCCGACCGCGGATCGATGCTGCGGGTGAAGGGGCAGGACGGCTTCCTGCCGCTCGGGCCCGAGACGGTGCCCGCCTCGCGGTTCGACCCCGAGGACTTCGTGCTGCGCACCTACCTCAACGGCGAGGTCGTGCAGGAGGGCGGGGCGGACGACCTGCTCTTCGGCGTCGCCTACCAGCTCGCCGACCTGTGCCGCTTCATCACGCTCGAGCCCGGCGACGTCGTCCTCACCGGGACGCCGGCCAACTCCCGGCCCATGCAGCCCGGCGACGTGGTGGAGGTCGAGATAGAGGGCATAGGCCGCCTCTCCAACACCGTCGAGGAGTGGGAGGTGGACCTCTCCGGCCCCGGAGAGCGGCCCGAGGTCTCGGCCAACACGCTGCACGTCGCGCTCGCCGTCCCCGAGGACGAGGCCGAGCGGCTGGCGGCGGAGGAGGCGCGGTGA
- a CDS encoding glycosyltransferase family 4 protein: MTHGYMFSGSGSNVYVQNLCRALAGAGHEVHLLCQEPAPLSYDFVDAHYRVDGEEFSLLGERKTPYPGRCVVYNPEIGGLLPVYVYDEYPGWRVKTFLDLSEEELENHLARNAAAVRAVLERSGAEAVVTNHSVPGPLIAQRALRGTGVPYLSIVHGSCLQYVARRSKRYMDLAREGLEGAGRILALSSHSAGTIAEDFPELADRTISLPGGVDTQLFRPEALDPAALAGLKGGAGRGPEQREALARALREARGTEELNAALRSIAASYDARVHDRDAGERIGRLLASEGPLVVYVGKLIHSKGVHSLLSAFARVRAQTGARLLVVGYGTFREGLEALNVALGTGDETNLERLAELGKLLEGGHAGPLEHFEVSDELLRAAEGMHDDVEFVGPLYHEELAKLLPAADAGVVPSIFPETFGLVAAELAASGVVPFVADHSGLREAGTIVGRGLPFRLPVGMDRFEERLAGALVRHLSLPVKERNRYRRIVRENTVRHLGWDTLAGRLVELAREAQRI, translated from the coding sequence ATGACCCACGGGTATATGTTCTCGGGCTCCGGAAGCAACGTCTACGTCCAGAACCTCTGCCGGGCGCTCGCCGGAGCGGGTCACGAGGTGCACCTGCTCTGCCAGGAGCCCGCCCCCCTCTCCTACGACTTCGTCGACGCCCACTACCGGGTGGACGGGGAGGAGTTCTCCCTCCTGGGCGAACGGAAGACCCCCTACCCCGGCCGCTGCGTCGTCTACAACCCCGAGATAGGTGGCCTGCTGCCCGTCTACGTCTACGACGAGTACCCCGGCTGGCGCGTGAAGACGTTTCTGGACCTGTCCGAGGAGGAGCTGGAGAACCACCTGGCGCGCAACGCCGCGGCCGTGCGCGCGGTGCTGGAGCGCTCGGGGGCGGAGGCGGTGGTCACCAACCACTCGGTCCCCGGCCCCCTCATCGCCCAGAGGGCCCTCCGGGGCACCGGCGTCCCCTACCTGAGCATCGTGCACGGCAGCTGCCTGCAGTACGTGGCCCGCAGGAGCAAGCGGTACATGGACCTCGCGCGCGAGGGGCTGGAAGGGGCCGGGCGCATCCTCGCCCTCTCCTCGCACAGTGCCGGCACGATAGCCGAGGACTTCCCGGAGCTCGCCGACCGCACCATCTCCCTGCCGGGAGGGGTAGACACGCAGCTCTTCCGCCCCGAGGCGCTGGACCCGGCGGCCCTCGCCGGACTGAAGGGGGGAGCCGGGAGGGGACCGGAGCAGCGGGAGGCCCTCGCCCGAGCCCTCCGGGAGGCTCGGGGGACGGAGGAGCTGAACGCCGCCCTCCGCAGCATAGCCGCCTCCTACGACGCAAGGGTCCACGACCGGGACGCCGGGGAGCGCATAGGCAGGCTTCTGGCTTCGGAAGGCCCGCTCGTGGTGTACGTCGGCAAGCTCATCCACTCCAAGGGCGTGCACAGCCTGCTCTCCGCCTTCGCCCGCGTGCGCGCGCAGACGGGGGCGAGGCTGCTCGTCGTCGGCTACGGGACCTTCCGGGAGGGGCTCGAGGCGCTCAACGTGGCGCTCGGGACGGGGGACGAGACGAACCTGGAGCGTCTCGCGGAGCTGGGCAAGCTGCTCGAGGGCGGGCACGCCGGCCCGCTGGAGCACTTCGAGGTCTCCGACGAGCTGCTGCGTGCGGCGGAGGGGATGCACGATGATGTGGAGTTCGTCGGCCCCCTCTACCACGAGGAACTGGCGAAGCTCCTGCCCGCCGCAGACGCCGGGGTGGTCCCCTCCATCTTCCCCGAGACCTTCGGGCTAGTGGCGGCGGAGCTCGCCGCGAGCGGGGTGGTGCCCTTCGTCGCCGACCACTCGGGGCTGAGGGAGGCGGGGACCATCGTCGGGCGTGGGCTCCCATTTCGGCTCCCGGTGGGTATGGACCGCTTCGAAGAGAGGCTCGCCGGGGCGCTCGTCCGCCACCTCTCGCTGCCAGTAAAGGAGCGCAACCGGTACCGGAGGATCGTCCGGGAGAACACCGTCCGGCACCTCGGCTGGGACACGCTGGCCGGCCGGCTGGTGGAGCTGGCCAGGGAAGCTCAGAGGATATAA
- a CDS encoding SRPBCC family protein: protein MGVSGRASVDIRQRIRAPATGVASYISDFRNARNWMVGIEQIEDLGGDAYRLHLESPVGLLKPEARVVERSEGRIRWVYTSTVEGEGAVEVSPEGEGCCTVHYTGSFAPGGAILRRAARLAGMERFARRNGERSLMRLKALMEAGRYR from the coding sequence ATGGGCGTGAGCGGGCGGGCCTCGGTGGACATCCGGCAGCGCATCCGGGCCCCGGCCACGGGGGTCGCCTCGTACATCTCGGACTTCCGCAACGCCCGCAACTGGATGGTGGGGATCGAGCAGATCGAGGACCTGGGCGGCGACGCCTACCGGCTGCACCTGGAGAGCCCGGTGGGGTTGCTCAAGCCTGAGGCGCGGGTGGTAGAGCGTTCGGAGGGGCGCATCCGCTGGGTGTACACCTCCACCGTGGAGGGCGAAGGTGCGGTGGAGGTGAGCCCGGAGGGAGAGGGCTGCTGCACCGTCCACTACACGGGCAGCTTCGCCCCCGGAGGGGCCATCCTGCGGCGGGCGGCCCGGCTCGCCGGCATGGAGCGCTTCGCCCGCAGAAACGGCGAGCGGTCGCTGATGCGGCTCAAGGCCCTCATGGAGGCGGGGAGGTACCGGTGA
- a CDS encoding ArsB/NhaD family transporter — protein MAPFTVAVFVVVLALFALEVVHRTPAVLAGAALLLIAGAIAEEEAVAAVNWETLGLLVGMMILVGILKHTGLFTYLAIRSAQLARGSPGRVLVYLGLITALLSAFLDNVTTVLLLFPVTLVIARILDQDPLPFLLVEVLSSNIGGTATLIGDPPNIIIGTATGLSFNSFIVNLAPPVTVTLLLTLGILWAVYGRRMRASEEHRKSVMAQDALAAIRDRKLLVRAGLVTGATVGTFFLQDLTGLSPAVVALAGASVAMIVCGIRVERCLEEVEWPTILFFVGLFVMVGALEATGVVGAIADALASASDSRAATAALIIWGSGAASATIDNIPFTATMIPVIEELGAAKGYSPAALEPLWWSLSLGACLGGNATLIGASANLVVAGMAEREGIGLTFWRFMRVGLPLTALALALSTLYVLLFEL, from the coding sequence GTGGCCCCGTTCACAGTCGCGGTCTTCGTGGTGGTGCTCGCGCTGTTCGCCCTGGAGGTCGTGCACCGCACCCCGGCGGTCCTGGCAGGCGCCGCCCTCCTCCTCATCGCCGGCGCGATAGCCGAAGAGGAGGCCGTGGCGGCGGTCAACTGGGAGACCCTGGGGCTCTTGGTGGGGATGATGATCCTGGTGGGCATCCTGAAGCACACGGGCCTCTTCACCTACCTCGCCATAAGGAGCGCCCAGCTGGCCCGCGGCAGCCCGGGGCGCGTCCTGGTCTATCTGGGGCTCATCACCGCCCTGCTCTCCGCCTTCCTGGACAACGTGACCACCGTGCTGCTGCTGTTCCCGGTGACGCTGGTCATCGCGCGCATCCTGGACCAGGATCCCCTGCCCTTCCTGCTCGTGGAGGTGCTCTCCTCGAACATCGGCGGGACGGCGACGCTCATCGGCGACCCGCCGAACATCATCATCGGAACCGCCACCGGGCTCTCCTTCAACTCGTTCATCGTGAACCTGGCTCCCCCGGTCACGGTCACGCTGCTGCTGACGCTCGGCATTCTCTGGGCGGTCTACGGGCGGAGGATGCGAGCCTCGGAAGAACATCGAAAGAGCGTCATGGCGCAGGACGCCCTCGCGGCAATCCGGGACCGGAAGCTGCTCGTGCGGGCAGGGCTCGTCACCGGGGCCACGGTCGGGACCTTCTTCCTGCAGGATCTCACGGGCCTCAGCCCGGCGGTGGTCGCCCTGGCCGGGGCGTCGGTGGCCATGATCGTCTGCGGTATCCGGGTGGAGCGCTGCCTGGAGGAGGTGGAGTGGCCGACGATCCTGTTCTTCGTGGGGCTCTTCGTGATGGTCGGGGCGCTCGAAGCCACCGGGGTGGTCGGGGCCATCGCCGACGCACTGGCCTCCGCCTCGGACTCGCGGGCGGCGACCGCCGCGCTCATCATCTGGGGCAGCGGGGCTGCCTCCGCGACCATAGACAACATCCCGTTCACCGCGACCATGATCCCGGTGATAGAAGAGCTGGGAGCGGCGAAGGGGTATTCCCCGGCGGCTCTGGAGCCGCTGTGGTGGTCGCTCTCGCTGGGGGCCTGCCTGGGAGGCAACGCCACCCTCATCGGGGCCTCGGCCAACCTGGTGGTGGCCGGCATGGCCGAGCGGGAGGGCATCGGGCTCACCTTCTGGCGGTTCATGAGGGTGGGGCTTCCCCTGACCGCTCTGGCCCTCGCGCTCTCCACGCTCTACGTACTGCTCTTCGAACTCTAG
- a CDS encoding HD domain-containing phosphohydrolase, giving the protein MRSGSMPGDPLATGLIRLAAAAALTVLLFVSGLGEGAAAYAGVALLAAFGLAGVAGHPRRLLREPLVPLLADACAASLLVLGTGGGDSPLFPLYFLAALGLVRVGEVWRQVSGGVLLLAGYAFVSGGDLSEGSLVRGGLLAAFCLVTVVLGRELRGLSGRGRELAVRAERERELAGRLAELGERFGPVLGLLDPGRVLEWAVGAARGLSGAAYAHAVLIDANVHRTSMGEEVDTCPTWWHPAVQELVLRSARSGEPVRRPGLGVHGVEGFLAVPVEVPGGEHGGALVVGGGRFGEVEERLLRVLAGQLSAALRDAGDAPGGRDVTTGLPNRASLHRVLRQELSYGGAATIVSVRLEGLEGFTRSNGMALSEALVRRIGGRLAGRHRTFRYGVDEFCLLVRGAEGVRARRVARWARDVVREVAGDLEASVGYAVSSGGAREPEELLAEARRPREEGEARRRLEVEVREVVAALHEAASVRDPELGEHMREVSRIARSVGEKLGLSPAELEALTYGALLHDIGKLGVPDAILSKPSALSPREYEIVKLHTEHGARILRRVRALSEAMLAVRHHHERFDGGGYPDGLQGADIPLLARIVFVADAFDSMTRSRPYRSGASRREALKEIALNSGSQFDPRVVDALFEVMEELERRRLSSA; this is encoded by the coding sequence TTGCGCTCTGGATCCATGCCGGGTGATCCTCTGGCGACCGGCCTGATCCGGTTGGCGGCGGCAGCGGCTCTCACCGTCCTCCTCTTCGTCTCCGGACTCGGAGAGGGGGCTGCGGCCTACGCGGGCGTGGCGCTGCTTGCGGCCTTCGGGTTGGCGGGCGTCGCCGGACATCCGCGGAGGCTTTTGCGCGAGCCGCTCGTTCCGCTGCTCGCCGACGCCTGCGCCGCGAGCCTGCTCGTCCTGGGCACCGGCGGCGGGGATTCGCCTCTCTTCCCGCTCTACTTCCTGGCGGCGCTCGGGCTGGTCCGGGTGGGCGAGGTGTGGCGTCAGGTCTCCGGCGGCGTTCTGCTCCTCGCCGGGTACGCCTTCGTCTCCGGCGGAGACCTCTCTGAGGGAAGCCTCGTGCGGGGCGGGCTGCTCGCGGCCTTCTGTCTCGTCACTGTGGTTCTGGGGCGCGAGCTGCGCGGGCTCTCCGGGCGCGGGCGGGAGCTCGCGGTCCGGGCCGAGCGGGAGCGGGAGCTGGCTGGGCGGCTCGCGGAGTTGGGGGAGAGGTTTGGGCCCGTGCTGGGCCTGCTGGATCCCGGTCGGGTACTGGAGTGGGCCGTCGGTGCGGCCCGCGGGCTCTCCGGTGCCGCTTACGCGCACGCCGTGCTGATCGACGCCAACGTGCACCGCACGAGCATGGGCGAGGAGGTCGACACCTGCCCCACGTGGTGGCACCCGGCGGTGCAGGAGCTCGTGCTGCGCAGCGCCCGCAGCGGTGAGCCCGTCCGCCGGCCTGGGCTCGGGGTGCACGGCGTGGAGGGGTTCCTCGCCGTTCCGGTGGAGGTTCCGGGGGGCGAGCACGGTGGGGCACTGGTCGTCGGCGGGGGGAGGTTCGGTGAGGTGGAGGAGCGGCTGCTCCGGGTTCTCGCCGGACAGCTCTCCGCCGCCCTGCGGGACGCCGGCGACGCTCCTGGCGGGAGGGATGTGACTACCGGGCTTCCCAACCGGGCCTCCCTGCACCGGGTGCTGCGACAGGAGCTCTCCTACGGCGGGGCGGCGACGATCGTCTCCGTGCGGCTGGAGGGGCTCGAGGGCTTCACCCGCTCCAACGGGATGGCGCTGTCCGAGGCGCTGGTGCGCCGGATCGGGGGGCGGCTCGCCGGCCGGCACCGGACCTTCCGCTACGGGGTGGACGAGTTCTGCCTGTTGGTGCGCGGCGCGGAGGGGGTCCGGGCCCGACGGGTCGCCCGCTGGGCGCGGGACGTGGTACGCGAGGTGGCCGGGGATCTCGAGGCGTCGGTGGGGTATGCTGTCTCCTCCGGCGGGGCGCGGGAGCCCGAGGAGCTCCTCGCCGAGGCTCGCCGGCCGCGGGAGGAGGGGGAGGCGCGGCGCAGGCTCGAGGTGGAGGTCAGGGAGGTCGTCGCCGCGCTGCACGAGGCCGCCAGCGTCCGGGATCCGGAGCTGGGCGAGCACATGCGCGAGGTCTCCCGCATAGCCCGCAGCGTCGGGGAGAAGCTGGGGCTCTCTCCAGCGGAGCTGGAGGCGCTCACCTACGGGGCCCTGCTGCACGACATAGGCAAGCTGGGGGTCCCCGACGCCATACTGAGCAAGCCCTCCGCGCTCTCGCCGCGGGAGTACGAGATCGTAAAGCTCCACACCGAACATGGGGCCAGGATCCTGCGGCGCGTCAGGGCGCTCTCCGAGGCCATGCTCGCCGTCAGGCATCACCACGAGCGCTTCGACGGCGGGGGCTACCCCGACGGGCTGCAGGGCGCGGACATCCCGCTTCTGGCCCGCATAGTCTTCGTGGCCGACGCCTTCGACTCCATGACCCGCAGCCGACCCTACCGCAGCGGGGCCTCCAGGCGGGAGGCTCTCAAGGAGATAGCCCTCAACTCCGGCAGCCAGTTCGACCCGCGGGTGGTGGACGCCCTCTTCGAGGTCATGGAGGAGCTGGAGCGCCGGAGGCTCTCCTCCGCCTGA
- a CDS encoding GntR family transcriptional regulator, whose protein sequence is MDAVSGPGRGDERIRVDSVVDLAYRRIRDLVLSGELAPGARLGQVELAERFGISRTPVREALRRLAGEGLVDQISNRGFRVADLGLDAVLRRLEVRALLEPGIARLAAERRSERDIASLKAAIAREEAARSGIEAHDASRDFHLALARATGNEELVRVLESLWIVEVGRRLLSRRYAVSNWQAEDVAEHRDILAAVELRRPEEAERLMAEHVRRAVQHWEPERRGAVQ, encoded by the coding sequence ATGGATGCTGTTTCGGGCCCGGGGCGGGGAGACGAACGGATCCGGGTGGATTCGGTGGTGGATCTCGCCTACCGGCGCATCCGGGATCTGGTACTGAGCGGGGAGCTCGCGCCGGGAGCGCGGCTGGGGCAGGTGGAGCTTGCGGAGCGGTTCGGGATCTCGCGCACCCCCGTACGGGAGGCGCTACGGCGGCTCGCGGGCGAGGGGCTCGTGGATCAGATCTCCAACCGGGGTTTCCGGGTCGCCGACCTCGGCCTCGACGCCGTGCTAAGGCGACTGGAGGTACGGGCGCTGCTCGAGCCCGGCATCGCCAGGCTCGCCGCGGAGCGGAGGAGCGAGCGCGACATCGCCAGCCTAAAGGCCGCGATAGCGCGCGAGGAGGCTGCGCGCAGCGGCATCGAGGCGCACGACGCCAGCCGCGACTTCCACCTCGCGCTCGCACGGGCCACCGGCAACGAGGAGCTCGTACGGGTGCTGGAGTCGCTCTGGATCGTCGAGGTCGGGCGGCGCCTGCTCTCCCGCCGCTACGCGGTCTCGAACTGGCAGGCCGAGGACGTTGCCGAGCACCGGGACATACTGGCCGCCGTGGAGCTCCGACGTCCGGAAGAGGCCGAGCGGCTCATGGCCGAGCACGTCCGGAGGGCGGTGCAGCACTGGGAACCCGAACGACGGGGCGCTGTACAATGA
- a CDS encoding ArsB/NhaD family transporter has translation MQEIVAVAVFAVVLALIGAERVNRTVAALLGAAVVVSLGVVEQERAASEFIDWNTIGLLAGMMIIVAILDKTGIFEYLAIKSAQWGRARPGRILVILALVTAFLSAFLDNVTTVILMVPVTFLIADALGMSPVPFLLTQVFASNIGGASTLIGDPPNILIGSAAGLSFLDFVVNLAPLVILALVPALAFLYLVFRREFRHDKRARETIERMDARGAIRDPVLLRRSLIVLSLVIVAFFLHGLLHLEAATIALFGAAALMLYGRSNVEEVLREVEWPTLLFFVGLFVMVGALEVTGFVGRVAELLTGLSDGASVATALVVMWGSAFASGIVDNIPFTATMIPVIQELAQAENLSPEQLEALWWSLAIGADFGGNATLIGASANVVVAGMSERAGRKISFLKFMAYGIPVTVISLAVATPYVALRYYIL, from the coding sequence GTGCAAGAGATCGTTGCCGTAGCCGTCTTCGCGGTGGTGCTCGCCCTCATCGGGGCCGAGCGCGTCAACCGCACCGTGGCCGCCCTGCTCGGGGCGGCCGTCGTGGTCTCCCTGGGGGTAGTGGAGCAGGAGCGGGCCGCGAGCGAGTTCATAGACTGGAATACCATTGGCCTGCTGGCGGGGATGATGATCATCGTGGCCATCCTTGACAAGACGGGCATCTTTGAATATCTGGCCATAAAGAGCGCCCAGTGGGGGCGGGCCCGCCCGGGCAGGATACTCGTCATCCTGGCGCTGGTCACGGCGTTTCTCTCGGCCTTTTTGGACAACGTGACCACCGTGATCCTCATGGTCCCGGTGACCTTCCTGATCGCCGATGCCCTGGGGATGTCGCCGGTGCCCTTTCTGTTGACCCAGGTCTTCGCCTCCAACATTGGGGGGGCCTCCACCCTCATCGGCGACCCGCCGAACATCCTGATCGGGAGCGCGGCGGGCCTCTCTTTCCTGGACTTCGTGGTGAACCTCGCCCCCCTGGTGATTCTTGCGCTCGTCCCGGCGCTGGCCTTCCTCTACCTGGTGTTCCGCAGGGAGTTTCGCCACGACAAGCGGGCTCGTGAGACCATAGAGCGGATGGACGCGCGGGGCGCCATCCGGGACCCCGTGCTCCTGCGCAGGTCGCTCATCGTCCTCTCGCTGGTTATAGTGGCCTTCTTCCTGCACGGGCTGCTGCATCTCGAGGCCGCGACCATAGCTCTCTTCGGGGCCGCGGCGCTGATGCTCTACGGTCGCTCGAACGTCGAGGAGGTGCTGCGGGAGGTCGAATGGCCCACCCTGCTCTTCTTCGTGGGGCTCTTCGTGATGGTCGGGGCGCTTGAGGTCACCGGGTTCGTGGGCCGGGTGGCGGAGTTGCTGACCGGTCTGTCCGACGGTGCTTCGGTCGCCACGGCGCTGGTGGTGATGTGGGGGAGCGCCTTCGCTTCGGGGATCGTGGACAACATCCCGTTCACCGCGACCATGATCCCGGTGATTCAGGAACTGGCCCAGGCCGAGAACCTCTCTCCGGAGCAGTTGGAGGCCTTGTGGTGGTCGCTGGCCATCGGCGCGGACTTCGGGGGGAACGCGACCCTGATCGGAGCCTCGGCCAACGTGGTGGTGGCCGGCATGTCCGAGCGGGCCGGGCGGAAGATCTCCTTCCTGAAGTTCATGGCCTACGGGATCCCCGTGACGGTCATCTCCCTCGCGGTGGCCACCCCCTACGTGGCGCTCCGCTATTATATCCTCTGA
- a CDS encoding metallopeptidase family protein → MSRENEEFHELVERALEGLPAELRELLDNVAIVVEDWPDYSTPLVAGGPEDTLYGLYEGVPLTERGAGYYGILPDRITIFRGPLERDFPPEELEEQVRITVVHEIAHHFGIDDERLEELGWA, encoded by the coding sequence GTGAGCCGGGAGAACGAGGAATTCCATGAACTGGTCGAACGGGCGCTCGAGGGGCTCCCCGCCGAGCTCCGGGAGCTGCTGGACAACGTCGCCATCGTGGTCGAGGACTGGCCGGACTACTCCACCCCGCTCGTCGCCGGTGGTCCCGAGGACACGCTCTACGGGCTCTACGAGGGCGTCCCTCTCACCGAGCGTGGTGCTGGCTACTACGGCATCCTGCCGGACAGGATCACCATCTTCCGCGGCCCTCTGGAGCGGGATTTCCCCCCGGAGGAGCTGGAGGAGCAGGTCAGGATCACGGTCGTGCACGAGATAGCCCACCACTTCGGCATCGACGACGAGCGGCTGGAGGAGCTGGGATGGGCGTGA
- a CDS encoding twin-arginine translocase TatA/TatE family subunit — MSFGFLELFVLLFLVFLVLGPKRIPALLKALGRGVRDFTAEFSKEREKELPGKNDDERRRGP, encoded by the coding sequence GTGAGCTTCGGGTTTCTAGAGCTGTTCGTCCTGCTGTTTTTGGTGTTCCTGGTGTTGGGTCCCAAGCGGATCCCCGCCCTGCTCAAGGCCCTCGGACGGGGCGTGAGGGACTTCACCGCCGAGTTCAGCAAGGAGCGGGAGAAGGAACTCCCCGGCAAGAATGACGACGAACGACGCCGCGGCCCCTAG
- a CDS encoding CBS domain-containing protein, whose product MAERENSGREDLNLRDLIRPSASVSPDAPAREALKLLLEYKIPGLPVVDGEGRPVGFISDGNLLESALPQYLKMMEDLSFVRETDDEWVHYLAEAADRPVREVMSEKVATVDVDTSELEAAREMVAEGVSSVVVTENGRMIGMVSRLDLYAAIIGLKEA is encoded by the coding sequence GTGGCCGAACGCGAAAATTCCGGCAGGGAGGATCTCAACCTCAGGGACCTAATACGTCCCTCGGCGAGCGTGAGCCCCGACGCGCCCGCCCGCGAGGCTCTGAAGCTGCTCCTGGAGTACAAGATCCCCGGTCTTCCGGTAGTGGACGGGGAGGGAAGGCCCGTTGGCTTCATCTCCGACGGCAACCTGCTCGAGTCCGCGCTGCCGCAGTACCTGAAGATGATGGAGGACCTCTCGTTCGTGCGGGAGACCGACGACGAGTGGGTCCACTACCTGGCCGAGGCCGCCGACCGACCGGTACGGGAGGTGATGAGCGAGAAGGTAGCCACGGTCGACGTCGATACCAGCGAGCTGGAGGCGGCCCGCGAGATGGTGGCGGAGGGGGTCTCCAGCGTGGTGGTGACCGAGAACGGGCGCATGATCGGGATGGTAAGCCGGCTGGATCTGTACGCGGCGATCATCGGGCTCAAGGAGGCGTGA
- the moaA gene encoding GTP 3',8-cyclase MoaA, which translates to MVQLTDSYRRKMDYLRISVTDRCNFRCQYCMPEDIKFQDKSHILTLEEMLTFAEACLALGVTKVRVTGGEPLVRRGVVKFVGWLKDLGFDEVTMTTNGYLLKENLDGLVEAGLDRINISLDTLKPEKFAFITRRDHFHKVWEAIMAALESPLSPVKINAVAMRGINDDEIAEMARLTLKYPMHVRFIELMPLNGDTDGSRFRKLFISGEEILERAQEELGELEPVEKEDPAAPADEFKFAGAPGTFGVITPVSDPFCARCSRLRLTADGKIHPCLLTDLDVDVKAAIRSPDPIPAIHEVLWHAARIKPAAGTALPEQSRRRTMSQIGG; encoded by the coding sequence ATGGTACAGCTCACCGACAGCTACCGGCGGAAGATGGATTACCTGAGGATCTCGGTCACCGACCGCTGCAACTTCCGCTGCCAGTACTGCATGCCCGAGGACATCAAGTTCCAGGACAAGAGCCACATCCTCACCCTCGAGGAGATGCTCACCTTCGCCGAGGCCTGTCTGGCCCTGGGCGTCACCAAGGTGCGCGTCACCGGCGGCGAACCGCTCGTGCGGCGGGGCGTGGTGAAGTTCGTGGGCTGGCTGAAGGACCTCGGCTTCGACGAGGTCACCATGACCACCAACGGCTACCTGCTCAAGGAGAACCTCGATGGCCTCGTCGAGGCAGGCCTGGACCGGATAAACATCTCCCTGGATACGCTAAAGCCCGAGAAGTTCGCCTTCATCACCCGCAGAGACCACTTCCACAAGGTGTGGGAGGCCATCATGGCGGCCCTTGAGAGCCCGCTCTCGCCGGTGAAGATAAACGCGGTGGCGATGCGCGGGATAAACGACGACGAGATCGCCGAGATGGCCAGGCTGACGCTGAAGTATCCCATGCACGTGCGCTTCATCGAGCTGATGCCCCTGAACGGCGACACCGACGGCTCGCGCTTCCGCAAGCTCTTCATCTCGGGGGAGGAGATCCTGGAACGCGCCCAGGAGGAGCTCGGAGAGCTGGAGCCGGTGGAGAAGGAGGACCCGGCCGCCCCGGCCGACGAGTTCAAGTTCGCCGGCGCCCCCGGGACCTTCGGCGTGATCACGCCGGTCTCCGACCCGTTCTGCGCCCGCTGCAGCCGCCTGAGGCTCACGGCGGACGGCAAGATCCACCCCTGCCTGCTGACGGACCTGGACGTGGACGTGAAGGCGGCGATCCGCTCTCCCGACCCGATCCCCGCTATCCACGAGGTGCTCTGGCACGCAGCCCGCATCAAGCCGGCCGCGGGCACGGCTCTGCCGGAGCAGTCGCGCCGGCGGACGATGAGCCAGATCGGGGGCTAG